The Panicum virgatum strain AP13 chromosome 5K, P.virgatum_v5, whole genome shotgun sequence genome has a window encoding:
- the LOC120709551 gene encoding uncharacterized protein LOC120709551, giving the protein MSVGSKSLPARRADEGGESGDGAVVRDDEGGGGGSRTRKQKAARYGRCFSGLELSIGPAPLKDVDAGRLKDQIRRWAKAVVAFARQISFGSPRSATTSGGGGNTPRSASATFPAAPSRSSRLGGSKNDEPPSDMRA; this is encoded by the coding sequence ATGTCGGTGGGCAGCAAGTCGTtgccggcgcgccgcgccgacgagggaggggagagcggcgacggcgccgtgGTGAGGGACGACGAGGGGGGCGGTGGCGGTAGCAGGACCAGGAAGCAGAAGGCGGCCCGGTACGGCCGCTGCTTCTCCGGGCTGGAGCTCAGCATCGGGCCGGCGCCGTTGAAGGACGTGGACGCCGGGAGGCTCAAGGACCAGATCAGGAGGTGGGCGAAGGCCGTCGTGGCCTTTGCGCGCCAGATCAGCTTCGGCTCGCCGCGGTCCGCGACcacgtccggcggcggcggcaacacgCCGCGGTCGGCGTCGGCCACGTTCCCGGCGGCACCCAGCAGGTCCAGCCGCCTCGGTGGCAGCAAGAACGACGAGCCTCCGTCCGACATGAGAGCTTGA